The Thermosynechococcus sp. CL-1 genomic interval TTTGGTATGGGGGTCAGCGGTGGTGAAGAAGGTGCCCTCAATGGCCCAAGTCTCATGCCCGGCGGTAGTCGTGAGGCCTACCAAGCCCTCGAACCCATTCTCACTAAAATTGCAGCCCAAGTGGATGATGGCCCCTGTGTCACCTACATTGGGCCGGGGGGGTCGGGGCACTTTGTCAAGATGGTGCACAATGGCATTGAGTATGGTGATATGCAACTCATTGCCGAAGCCTATGACCTGCTGAAAAATCTCCTCGGCCTCAATCACCAGCAACTTCATGAGGTCTTCAAACGCTGGAATGAGACCCCCGAACTCAACTCATTTTTGATTGAAATTACTAGCCAGATTTTCACCTATATTGACCCAGAAACCCATTTGCCCCTTGTGGATGTGATTGTGGATGCGGCAGGTCAAAAGGGAACCGGTCGCTGGACGGTGGAAAGTGCCCTTGAAATGGGGGTGGCCATTCCAACGATTACCGCTGCCGTGAATGCCCGCATCATGTCCTCCATCAAAGCCGAACGGATGGCGGCTGCCCAAGTCCTCCCCGGCCCTGTGGCTCACTTTAGCGGCAATACTGAAGAATTCATCGGCAAAATCCGCGATGCCCTCTACTGCTCGAAAATCTGCTCCTATGCCCAAGGGATGGCGCTGATTGCCAAAGGCTCCCAAGAACTCTTTGATAATCAACTAAACCTTGGCGAAATTGCCCGCATCTGGAAGGGGGGCTGCATTATTCGCGCTGGCTTCCTGAATAAGATCA includes:
- the gndA gene encoding NADP-dependent phosphogluconate dehydrogenase — translated: MSQQDFGVIGLAVMGENLALNVERNGFSVAVYNRTPARTEAFMAERAAGRRFKATYSLEEFVASLSRPRRILAMVKAGKPVDDLIQQLKPLLEPGDILIDGGNSLYTDTERRVAEMEAAGLCFFGMGVSGGEEGALNGPSLMPGGSREAYQALEPILTKIAAQVDDGPCVTYIGPGGSGHFVKMVHNGIEYGDMQLIAEAYDLLKNLLGLNHQQLHEVFKRWNETPELNSFLIEITSQIFTYIDPETHLPLVDVIVDAAGQKGTGRWTVESALEMGVAIPTITAAVNARIMSSIKAERMAAAQVLPGPVAHFSGNTEEFIGKIRDALYCSKICSYAQGMALIAKGSQELFDNQLNLGEIARIWKGGCIIRAGFLNKIKQAYSENPQLANLLLAPEFRQTILDKQAAWREVLVEATRAGIAVPAFGASLEYFDSYRRDRLPQNLTQAQRDFFGAHTYERIDKPGTFHTEWVPIQEAGKASV